The region ACCAGAGGTGACAGTTTTGAACAACCAATAGATTCCCTTGAGATCAGAACGATGCAGCTGTGAGATGAACCCATGTTACACATGAGTACTTGAGATGGTTGGACTGCAAGCCCCAGTCCAAGGCCTTcagtgacattgtgtgtgtcCCCAGGTACTTCATGCTGGTGGTGGCGCTACAAGCCCAGGCCCACAGTCAGAGCTTCACGGTGGCCGCTCAGGTGTCGGAGAGGATCATCGTCAGGGTAACCTCTGTCAGTCTGGCCGTGTCTGTCTGACCGTCCTCCTCTTACGTCTTCCATATCTGTCTGCATGAgttggggaggggagggagggaggttggagtgtgggggggagggagggagggagtcaggGGAACCTGTGTCGCTCTGACCGTCCTTCTCTCGTCTCAATACCTCTGTTTTCTTCTACTGTCGGAACTTGGACTTCCTGAATGGAGGTGGAACGTTTCCCAACCAGTATGACCTCATCTGTGGTGGTCAACATTCTGTTGTGTAAATATCTGTTTCTATATTCCGGGTCTGAGGCTCCTGAAGATGCCGATCAGCCAATCATATTAGGAGGCTGATCCATGTTTGGGGATAATACCAGAGAACACGAACTTGCAGGATATTTTACAGCTCCCATATCTGTGCACCTTCTCAGTATATCCTTGTTGTCCCCCCCccaacctccctctctctcccctctctccctctccccccccccccccacaccattcTGTCTCTGCTCCAGGCGTCTAACCCAGGCCAGTTTGAGAGCGACAGTGAGGTGTTGTGGCAGCGAGGCCAGCTGCCGGACTCGGTGTATCACCACGGCCGGGTGGGCGTCAACACCGATCGGCCAGACGAGGCCATGGTCGTCCACGGCAACCTGAAGGTCATGGGGTCGCTGGTTCACCCATCCGATATACGAACAAAAGAGAACGTCCACGAGGTGcgggggtgtgtgtgcgtgtgtgtgtgctagagaGGTGTGTTCTgtaattgtgtgtttgtttggtcgTGGAGTCCTGTTTTTCATACAGTTAACAATGTTTGGTTTTGGAGGTGCTCTGTACAATATTACAATAACTTGCAACATGTTATATCCTGTCTTCTACTAATTTTCCTAAAACCATACATTACATATGCAGCTCCAGATTCATTTTCTGGGTTGGGATCAACCCCATTTCAGTTCCAGTCAATTCGAACTGAAGCTACAATCTCAAGTTCAACTTTCGTTAATGTCTTGCGATGAGGAATCGtaatttggtttattttctgaatttaaatggaattaaGCCCAACCATGATCACATCCACATCTGCAAGCCTACGTTGTCATcatcagcatgtgtgtgtgtgtgtgtgtgtgtgtaggtggacACTACTGATAACCTGAAGCGGATCAGTCAGATGAGACTTGTTCACTATCAGTTCAAACCTGAGTTTGCCTCCAGTGTTGGAATTGACATCAGCCAAGAGACTGGTAATGTGCACAAACTGTTTACAACAACTTaacaaccctgttcctggagatctaccctcctgtaggttttaactccaaccctgttcctggagatctgccctcctgtaggttttaactccaaccctgttcctggagatctaccctcctgtaggttttaactccagcTCTGTTCCAGATAACAAAACTCCAAGcatttttctgtaatttcagctaGGTTCTATTGTTAGGTTGTGGGTCAGGTATACAATGGTAtgaaatttgatttaaaatcctATCCTCAGTATCATTAGTCCTTCTATGATGCGTTTCTGCAGTGTTTCCAAGAGCTGACAGCCCAGGAGTCATAGCCCAGGAGGTGACAGTGATGTTTTGTGTGGTCTAGGAGTCATAGCCCAGGAGGTGACAGTGATGTTTTGTGTGGTCTAGGAGTCATAGCCCAGGAGGTGACAGTGATGTTTTGTGTGGTCTAGGAGTCATAGCCCAGGAGGTGACAGTGATGTTTTGTGTGGTCTAGGAGTCATAGTCCAGGAGGTGACAGTGATGTTTTGTGTGGTCTAGGAGTCATAGCCCAGGAGGTGACAGTGATGTTTTGTGTGGTCTAGGAGTCATAGCCCAGGAGGTGACAGTGATGTTTTGTGTGGTCTAGGAGTCATAGCCCAGGAGGTGACAGTGATGTTTTGTGTGGTCTAGGAGTCATAGTCCAGGAGGTGACAGTGATGTTTTGTGTGGTCTAGGAGTCATAGCCCAGGAGGTGACAGTGATGTTTTGTGTGGTCTAGGAGTCATAGCCCAGGAGGTGACAGTGATGTTTTGTGTGGTCTAGGAGTCATAGTCCAGGAGGTGACAGTGATGTTTTGTGTGGTCTAGGAGTCATAGTCCAGGAGGTGACAGTGATGTTTTGTGTGGTCTAGGAGTCATAGTCCAGGAGGTGACAGTGATGTTTTGTGTGGTCTAGGAGTCATAGTCCAGGAGGTGACAGTGATGTTTTGTGTGGTCTAGGAGTCATAGCCCAGGAGGTGCAGCAGATTCTTCCCGAGGCtgtgaaggagggaggagacatCATCTGCTCTAACGGAGAGACCATCCCCAAACTGCTGGTGGTGAACAAGGTGAGAGAAGAATTCTGGAAACATCACCCAACATCCTCAGGCGTGTTTACACCACCTGATATTAGGAATCCATCAGGTTTCTTGAAAACTCTGGGAAGTTTGTTCACAGTTTCCAGATGGTTTTTCAGGATGTCAAAAGAATCTGTCAGGGGAAGATTTCCAGAGTTTTGAACTTTaattctctctccgtctctctgtccctccatctctccttctctccgtctctccgtctctccatccctccttctcaCTCCTCTGTAGGACCGTATCTTCATGGAGAACGTTGGGGCAGTGAAGGAGCTGTGTAAGCTGACGGACAACCTGGAGACTCGTATTGACGAGCTGGAGCGCTGGAGCAGGAAGCTGGCTAAACTCCGCCGCCTGGACAGCATGAAGAGCAGCGTCAGTGGTGGCACCGTCAGGTGGGACGCAACACGCAGCTACGCctttttaaaacacattcaaacaggTTGAAAGCCTCTTCTGAAGGGCCACCTGACAAATACTTCTAACAGCTTCACctgatttggtttgtttttgtggtttgaACTGTAATTCCATTAGTTTCCTGAATCAGGAGCTCCTCTGTATTTGACGCACTGAATGTATGTGATGGAATATGCCAATATTTCTTCCTGCGTCTGTTTCCAGCCAATCGGGAAGCCAGTTCAGCAGGTCAGGAAGTGGTCCCCTGAAGAAAAAGACGGTCAAACCTGGAAGCAAGGTAGTCgtttatctctgtctccataTTAACCTCTATGCaaaccctctctgtctccctgtcactcctttctctctcttatgCTACGTGCAGACTGTCCGCTCGCTCAACTCGCACATCGCTCAATCTCTGCCGAGCTGTCGCGGAGCCTTCGCTAGCGTGCAGACTGCCCGCTCGGGCGGGACATATCTTCCTAATTTATACCTGCGACAACCAGTCAACCAGTATAGGGGAAACGTCCATCTCTGCAAATATTAacaagtatttagtatttgcgTGACTCCACTATTAAAAACGTATTACAACGACGCTAAATCATGGTGGTTCAAGTAGCAGTTGACTTCATTTTACGTGATGCATGTGTCACACATCCGTGATCCCAACCATCTCTGAAACCGTCCATGCGTCCATTTTTAGAATTACAATTCTGCTtgaagccagagaagcatcataaataatggggaaaccGGACACCACAGTTATGCGTTTCTTGTCAAAAAATTTTTTGCTAGCAAGTTTTTTGTTAGCgagtagaaaagagaagggacttcaagatgcagagaacatctgGCCTGCTATTGGTTGTCACTGAACTCGGTCATTTCCCGCTCGCTGCAAATTAGCATAAAGTTGAAAGTTTCTCCACTCTCAACTGTCGCTGTCGCTGGGAGATTTTATCTCAGAGAGTAGCTCCGCCCACTGTCGCCGTGATTCGCTGGCTCTCATTGGAAATGGATGAGAGCGGCCTCTTTGTAGCACGTGGGGTTActctctattttctctcctttgtattgtatgttgtgtgtgtgtgtgttgtgtctgttgtgcgtgtgtgttgtgtctgttgtttgtgtgtgtgttgtgtgtcgtgcgtgttgtattgtgttgtgtatgttgtgtggtgttgtgtacATGGTGTTGTGTGATGTGTTGTGtatgctgtgttgtgtgtgttgtgtgtgttgtattgtgtgCTTTGTGCTTAACCTGTGTGATCCTGTGGTCTCCAGACTCCACCCCCAGAGCAGGGCTGTATCAGCCACAGGTTTATGCAGGGAACCATTCTGGCTCTGGTGGTTGTCATGGCCTTCAGTGTCATCTCCATGTCCGTCCTGTACGCGTTgacactacaccacagagggGACGTCTCAGAGAAGGATGGGTATGTATGTTCACGTGGCCCCAGCTAATCCCTTTTCCATTTGCCCTTGTTAAAGCATTTGTGTATTCTCTCTACTTTCTCCTTTAACTGAAGCCCCTTGTAGTGTCTGTATTATTTGTTTCTCTTGTTGAGCTGTCTCGGTGTCCGTTTGATCTCTGTAGTGGTGTGTGTAGTATCTGATTTCCTCTACGatatctttctttttctcctgtgtgtctctgtagtgGTGTGTGTAGTATCTGATTTCCTCTACaatatctttctttttctcctgtgtgtctctgtagtgGTGTGTGTAGTATCTGATTTCCTCTACGatatctttctttttctcctgtgtgtctctgtagtgGTGTGTGTAGTATCTGATTTCCTCTACGatatctttctttttctcctttgtgTCTCTGTAGTGGTGTGTGTAGTATCTGATTTCCTCTACGATatctttatttttctcctttgtgTCTCTGTAGTGGTGTGTGTAGTATCTGATTTCCTCTACGatatctttctttttctcctgtgtgtctctgtagtcGTGTTTCTTCCTGCTCTTTCTACGTCTCCTGGATCCCCTTCTTCACTGCAACTGTCACTGTTTGTCCACAACTCTGTCCATGGTAGGCCCGCATCTTCCCGCCCTCATCCTCATGCCCTCATCCTTCCACCTaggtccctccctcccttgtccctccctccctcgttcctccctccctcatccttCCACCCTCATCCTTCCACCCATGTCCCTCCCACCCTCATCCTTCCACCCTCATCCTCCCACCCATGTCCCTCCCACCCTCATCCTTCCACCCTCATCCTTCCACCCATGTCCCTCCCACCCTCATCCTTCCACCCTCATCCTTCCACCCATGTCCCTCCCACCCTCATCCTTCCACCCTCATCCTCCCACCCATGTCCCTTTCTGTCGCTCTCCTCCTTTGTTCTTATCTCTGTCTttcgttctctccctctctctcattcttcctccttctctctccttctctgctcCCTCGATCAATTGAGCTTTTATTTTCTTATCTTTAAGGTGGTAATGAGGGCGTTTCTCTGCCCGGGTGTCTGAAGTGGTCTGGACTCATTGTTGTCCTGTTGACTGGCTTGTCAGTCCCGTCTGCAACATGGCATGTTCATTGCAGGGCTTGGCTCTGTATAGGCCAAGGCCAGCATAGAAACCCCATCCAGcagtttgaattgtgcagcttGATTCATTATTTCAGCATGTATTACACACTAATACGTGACAGTGCAGATTGTAAGGTAACTATGTGTTGTAaaggggagagacacagggaacggaCACAGAACGAATCAAAACCAAAGGTCAAACCCCCGTTTTGTGGAGGGGCGTTGTGGTTGGGGCAGCCTCCTGGTGGGGATTTGGGAGGAATGGTTGCTGGTGGTTGTATATTCGGCGgtttccctccatctcctggctgtcttccaCCTCCTTCTTCCACCTCCTTCTTCCACCTCCTTCTTGCCCGGTGCCACATTGTTTGCCTCTTCCTTCTGATTCTAACTTCTACTGGCCTCAGCCCCGACCTGCTCCCTGGGGAGCCCTCCCCAGACGAGCTTCCAATGGGAGGCAGGTGTGTAAGGGTGGGGCTGGCCCAGCTGGAACTTTCCGCAAGCTACCAACTGTTTCTGTTGGGGGCGTTGGTGCAACGCTGATTTGTGGGGTCTGGGCGCGTTCACGTCATACATTTATTAACTTCCTCACTTCTTTACGttatatatttgtaattcattgaattatttacattttattgtctctGATAATGTATCTGGCATCCCTCAGGACCAGGTCTGCAGTGGAATCCTCTAGAAGTGCCAACTTCTCTCCTCAGACCACTGTCCTGACACCACAAGGTGAGAGACACAGACTAAAACGGATCCATCTTCATCCTATAGATGCAGAACCAGATTGACAGTCAATCTGTTTAGTAGCTGGAATAACTACCCGTCTTGGTTTGTACCGTGGGGGTCGGGATGGGGGGTTTCTCAAATTGCAAgatctgacattgtcatgaATGTCATACAGATTCCGTTCCACCATTTCCTTCAATGTCCAATCCTGCAGCTTGCTGCCCGCCTACAAGTGCCATAAACAACCAATCAGCAACTGCCTTTTTGCCTAACAACAACCAGTCTACATCAggtaagaaaacatttgtgttacGATAGCAGATGGAATGCTTCAGTCATACTAATACCTCATGACATATTCATAAACCATGTATGAAACTTTCATAAGGAGGTAATTACATTGTTATTGATAACCATCGCAGAATTGGTAgaagagaaacattttgaaattaaattaataaatgaacaaaacaagtGTCTTGCTGTTCACTCTTGATGAAAGCATCCTGGAGAGACTGGAAGGTGACCTGTGGCTGTTTGCCGTCATGATGTCAGTCTTTTTCATACTGTTAGAAATGGGTTTGTTCTGATTGATTGAGATgatgcctgtctgtgtgtaaccgttgtgttttctgtatttaaatgttgttttattatagGATTAATGTTCCCAGGACACACTTATAAATGTGACCTATGTCTCAACGTGTCTCCCTGGTTAAAtacatgttaaataaataaatgaaccaCTCGGTCCAGATCTGAGCGGTCCGGTTCCGACGCCGGGCAGCATCGGAAAGAAGGCCAAGTCCCGGCCCGTTGATAAGGATGGGCGCTACCGGAACCGTCTCAGCCACACCTCCGCCCCCATGTACCTGGCCAAAGCCAAGAGGCCACCCCCTGCTGGGGACCCAGGggcaggaggggggggggccaACCGGCTGCCAGAACCTGGCGGGGGCCAGCAGAATCTGCCCCGGAGACAGCGCAGGGATGACACTCACACAAGCACGGAGGGTgaccgcccacacacacacacacacagacacacacacagacatacagacacacacagacacacacacacacagacatacagacacacacagacacacacagacatacagacacacacagacacacagacacacacttggGACaaatttcaggctgggtgttttgtaaaagcactttgttccagccgctgatgtaaaaagggctttataaaatacatttgattgattgatagattgaTATATGTttgaataaacacacactgtttGTCTGGTATTATGCTTGCTTACCGTTTCCTTTTCATGTTTCCCAGGCAACAGCTCAGATTCCTCTGTAATCGACCTCCGCATTCTGGAAACAAACCAGCAGATCTTCTCACACCACTGTCCACATCCTGACAGCTGCAGGTGGGTTTCCACCCTTTTTCTGTTATGTGTGGTACAGTTATTTGTGATCCCTGTGGTGGGatgcagtgtgttgtgttaatCTGGGGGTCCTTGCTTTGTCCGCAGCTACACCGTGTCACTCCAATCAACCCATAACTCCAGCATCACACAGATCACACTGCACATGACGTGAGTAGACCTGTATACGGAATGCATGCCCGCCCGAGACACACTGGCCAAAAGGCCCGCCCGAGACACTCTGGCCAAAAGGCCCGCCCGAGACACACTGGCCAAAAGGCCCGCCCGAGACACACTGGCCAAAAGGCCCGCCCGAGACACACTGGCCAAAACGTCCCCCCGAGACACACTGGCCAAAAGGTCCGCCCGAGACACACTGGCCAAAAGGTCCCCCGAGACACACTGGTCAAAAGGTCCCCCCGAGACACACTGGCCAAAAGGTCCCCCCGAGACACACTGGCCGAGACACACTGGCCAAAAGGCCTGCCCAAGACACACTGGCCAAAACGTCCCCCCGAGACACACTGGCCAAAAGGTCCGCCCGAGACACACTGGCCAAAAGGTCCCCCGAGACACACTGGCCAAAAGGTCCCCCGAGACACACTGGCCAAAAGGCCCGCCCGAGACACACTGGCCAAAAGGCCCGCCCGAGACACACTGGCCAAAAGGTCCTACCGAAACACACTGGCCAAAAGGCCCCCCCGAGACACACTGGCCAAAAGGCCCACCCGAGACACACTGGCCAAAAGGTCCCCCCGAGACACACTGGCCAAAACGTCCCCCCCGAGACACACTGGCTAAAAGGCCCGCCCGAGACACACTGGCCAAAAGGTCCGCCCGAGACACACTGGCCAAAACGTCCCCCCGAGACACACTGGCCAAAACGTTCCCCCGAGACACTCTGGCCAAAAGGTCAGCCCGAGACACACTGGCTAAAAGGTCCGCCCGAGACACACTGGCCAAAAGGTCCCCCCGAGACACACTGGCCAAAACGTCCCCCCGAGACACACTGGCCAAAAGGTCCCCCCGAGTCACACTGGCCAAAAGGTCCGCCGAGACACACTGGCCAAAAAACCCACCGAGACACACTGGCCAAAAGGCCCACTGAAACACATGAAGACCTAGACCGACATAGGCAGATGTGTCTTTATATCCTCAGTCATGATGAAGTGGATGAAATAAGTGCGTTcatcttttgtgtgtgtgtgtttgtttcatgtgtgtgtgtttgcacagtAAGCAACAAACCTGTAGTTGTTCTTCATAACATAAGGTTTGGTATCATCTATCCCCGGTGTCTGTCCTCAGAGCCAAGGCTTTGGTGTGGGTGAGACAGTGTGGTGTGACCAGGGGTCGCCTGTGTCCTGACCACACGGAGACCGAGTTGGACGGTGGACAGAAGACCGTCACCAAGGTACTGCAACACTGACACCAGTTCATTACAGTTCATCCCCCTTCTGTCACGAAAATGGATCTGAAATCTCTGAAGCTTCAGCTTCATCAAAATGTACCCATCTGCATTTTATCACTACACCGCTAATCACAACCATACGAACTGGGAGAGAAATTACCCACAAGCGTCAGTTCCATTTCAATTAAAAGATAAAATACAGCCCAAGAAAGCAAGTATTTACATGTGTAAGTCGACGGTTGATACGGTCCCGAAACGGTTTGCGAGTCCGCAGTGAGGACTCTAAGTTATAGAACATTTACAACCAAAGTTGAGTCAAAGTTAGTTTGTGCTTCCAACACATCCTGAATTGGTTGGACTAACCCTGTACCGGACCACTGGCCACATGGAGCAACCAACTGACCGCACCTCCTTCTCCTCAGGGGACAGATCATCTGTGGTCAGTACCCGTGCTGTCATTCCAGGATGTCACCTATCACTTCAGAGTTGCTGAGTCTGTGAGTACTTACCTGATTATATTTAAACGTTAAAAAAAGTCTGAGTACTTACCtgattatatttaaatgtaaaaaaggctGTGAGTACTTACCtgattatatttaaatgtaaaaaaggctGTGAGTACTTAcctgattacatttaaatgtcaaaaggtctgtgtgtacataCCTGATtagatttaaatgtttaaaaaagtcTGTGAGTACTTACCTGATAATATTTAAACGTAGAAAAATCTGTGAGTACTTACCTGATTATATTTAAACTTTAATTAAATCTGTGAGTACTTACCTGAttatatttaaacataaaaaaagctTGATTTGCAGTACATGCAGTACGTTAAAAAGTTGCAttgtctgacctctgacctgctGTTCTTCTGACAGAGTGCAGTGAGTTGTGGCGGAGAGGAGAACAACTCCGCCAGCAACACTCCACCATACTCTGACTACCACTTCCTCATTCAGAGCAGCTGCGCATGACAAGACAGGGAACCTAGCATACAAGCTGGTTTATCCTTACTACTACACATCCTGAGCTGACCCCAGGGTTTCTAAACTCCTACACCTTTTGAACTGACCCCAGGGTTTCTAAACTCCTACACCTTTTGAACTGACCCCAAGGTTTCTAAACTCCTACACCTTTTGAACTGACCCCAAGGTTTCTAAACTCCTATACCTTTTGAACTGACCCCATGGTTTCTAAACACTCACACCTTCTGAACTGACCCCATGGTTTCTAAACACTCACACCTTCTGAACTGACCCCAGGGTTTCTAAAATCTTACACCTCCTGAACTGACTCCAGGGTTTCCAAACTACTAAACCTTCTGAACTGACCCCAGGGTTTCCAAACTACTAAATCTTCAGAGCTGAACCCAGGGTTTCCAAACTACTACACTTCTTGATCTGACCCCAGGGTTTCTGAACACCTACACCTTCTGAACTGACCCCAGGGTTTCTCCTGGTCCTATCACTCTAGCTCTTTGACTCCAGTCCAGCCGGACTGTGTAGAGAACGAGCAGTAACTCACCAGGTCATATACACTATCTGAACCTGTGATTTCCAATGCTTTCTCAGTGGAGGTTGTATAAACAGTCGAGATGATCTGTCCCGATCCATGATAGGTCAGTTTTTACCATCAAAAAGTTCAGAGGAGCTGAACTGGACTGGCCAGCACAAATGTTGGCCAATCAGAAGGTGTAGGAAGGGCATCAGTCAGCATTGATTCATTCTCATTTGGTGTCTGGTAGGAATGCATGGGATTGCCATGCCCATtatatcttaaaaatatatttcttgttGCCAATTTATagttttaactttttttgtatttacactGTTACCATTCCTTACAACTCTAAACAAACGAACAAACTGATGGTTTCATGTAGAATAACTTATTCCCCTTTGTGCTGTTGAGAGACAGCCTTAGTCAGTTCTGCTAGTGTTGCAGAAACTTATTTCCTTTCTCAAAATGTTGATCTTAGAGGTGCATGACTATGTTATGGCACTGGTGTATTCTGGGTCTGGATCCACTGTCTTAAAagttatatttaataatttaggTATATGACATTCTTTATAATTCATCTCTGACTGTTTGAGTTTCCAAAATAATATGCCTTCAAATCACAGCTGtggagtccacacacacacacacgctcacaaacacacacacacgctcacaaacaggattgagaaacactgacataGAACTCTTAATGGTGCAAACAGTCTGCTGgataattgtgtgtgtttgtgcgtgcgtgcatgtgtgcgtgcgtgtgtatattTCTTCAGACAGCTGTCATTTGAAACTCAAACACTACATCAGATTGTTTAGGACACATTCATAAATGTGATGAATATGCACAGTCAGGAGCATCCTTTATGGGTCCCTGCTTTTAAGAGTACATGGGACTAATGACTCATCATGCCTGATTAGACTGGACAGCAAATCGCTTACACAAGACTCATTACACTGGTTTGAGCTCAGCAGCTGCACTGTATGTTCTGGGACACTGTACTAGGACCATGGAATTAGTGTGATCCTAATTTTCTGATTCTAATTCTGTACACTTTACTGGAACATTGAAACACTGGTACTGAAACTATATAATTATTCTAGTTCTATGATTCTGGAACTGCATCATTATTCTAGTTCTATGATTCTGGaaccatattattattatagttatATGATTCTGGAACCGTATCATAATACTAGTTCTATGATTCTGGAACCATATTATTATTCTAGTTCTATGATTCTGGAAACGTATCATTATACTAGTTCTATGATTCTGGAACCATATCATTATTCTAGTTCTATGATTCTAATTCTGTGCCTGAATGGAGAACAGTATACACTGTAGGATCACTGTAGCAGCTGATAACTGAATTGTTGTTGTCTGATACAAGAACACTGGAAACTTCTTTACACTGTAACTTGGCCACTGGAAACTTCTTTACACTGTAACTTGGCCACTGGAAACGTGTACACTGTATCACTCTCACTATATGTAATAGTTTGACCACTAGCAAATTAAATATGTGGGTTTAAGGATAATAACTTTGTTAGCATGTAtgtctgttttatttgtttgaatTTAAGAAGATTGGAGATCTCTTTCTGCTCTCAATCATGATgttgaaaacacacatttacatttgaatgaTGTTTTTTAAACCACTTATGCCTTATCTgactcaacaacaaaaaaaacttttttttatctttctcgcaagacagaagcagccatgAACTTTAATGATTTAATGCTGTTCATGTGTGAGCCACCGTTTTTAGACATTCTTTGTTTAAAAGAACAGAGGCGGCCATTTTGTGACCTGGTCTTGTGCAACTCGAGGAGAAAAAGGTTTGGCGCGTGGCCATGATAGCAGCCCTCTGAAAGAGTCATGGATTTTATACACTGGACTATTGTATTATTATAGCCTGTCCATTCATTGCTCTGGATCTATGCAACACGTTTTGTCTTCTCTTCCCTGACTGGAAACAACAGCCATTCACAAAGCCATGTTGATAGAGATTTTCTCTGGATAACCCAGCTGTTCACTTGTATTCTTCCATTAGCATACAGCTTGCAGTGGTTCCTTACTCACTGACTACTCTGATTTACTGTTAACTGCTTCTTAAGTTATGCAGTATTTTGTGTGTAATATGTGCATTGGTGAATCACAAAGGACCCTTTGGGATTCAGAACATCCCTGTTGACCTATCATGTATTCCAAAAtcgaatataaaaaatatgtgaaAATTAATATACTTGATTGAAGATTACATAATATGATGACAATGTACTATAGTATATTTCCAGTATGATTTTTGTTAGGCTATCCAGCAGTAGTTTCCTGTTGTAGCTTATTTATGCACCAACCAGCTTTCCCAGTGAAACCAGCATAGCACTTCTAGTTTTGC is a window of Esox lucius isolate fEsoLuc1 chromosome 19, fEsoLuc1.pri, whole genome shotgun sequence DNA encoding:
- the myrf gene encoding myelin regulatory factor isoform X9, with the protein product MDVVDETEALQRFFEGHDITSSLEPANIDTSILEEYISKEDDSTDICFSEVHSGAPGPNSYSSPQAGVSSSGGLLCGVSPPIPLRQGNPHHQPCQTPYPPPLGLHRHNTYPCLGQQNQQQNQQQNQQQNHIKPEHRGHYTPGTLPESPPDSSSEPYSPQQVNDTHMLRTMTPENMCHMTPPPPLLPHGHSYPSMPRDMYLKPEPMISQYPIGPTSSGSGPDMQQNQMLHQLLHQPQQQGQDGIPVHQAKKRKHCDSPNNTLNAQILSGIIKQEPVDIVSGPGLMADADNSYLDPNYQCIKWQPHQQNKWTTLYDANCKELPMPTYRVDADKGFNFSLADDAFVCQKKNHFQVTVYCGMLGDPKYIKTSEGLQPIDCFYLKLNGVKLEAMNQSINVEQSQSDRSKRPFKPVLVTLPPEQVTKVTVGRLHFSETTANNMRKKGKPNPDQRYFMLVVALQAQAHSQSFTVAAQVSERIIVRVTSASNPGQFESDSEVLWQRGQLPDSVYHHGRVGVNTDRPDEAMVVHGNLKVMGSLVHPSDIRTKENVHEVDTTDNLKRISQMRLVHYQFKPEFASSVGIDISQETGVIAQEVQQILPEAVKEGGDIICSNGETIPKLLVVNKDRIFMENVGAVKELCKLTDNLETRIDELERWSRKLAKLRRLDSMKSSVSGGTVSQSGSQFSRSGSGPLKKKTVKPGSKTPPPEQGCISHRFMQGTILALVVVMAFSVISMSVLYALTLHHRGDVSEKDGRVSSCSFYVSWIPFFTATVTVCPQLCPWTRSAVESSRSANFSPQTTVLTPQACCPPTSAINNQSATAFLPNNNQSTSDLSGPVPTPGSIGKKAKSRPVDKDGRYRNRLSHTSAPMYLAKAKRPPPAGDPGAGGGGANRLPEPGGGQQNLPRRQRRDDTHTSTEGNSSDSSVIDLRILETNQQIFSHHCPHPDSCSYTVSLQSTHNSSITQITLHMTAKALVWVRQCGVTRGRLCPDHTETELDGGQKTVTKGTDHLWSVPVLSFQDVTYHFRVAESSAVSCGGEENNSASNTPPYSDYHFLIQSSCA
- the myrf gene encoding myelin regulatory factor isoform X12; amino-acid sequence: MDVVDETEALQRFFEGHDITSSLEPANIDTSILEEYISKEDDSTDICFSEVHSGAPGPNSYSSPQAGVSSSGGLLCGVSPPIPLRQGNPHHQPCQTPYPPPLGLHRHNTYPCLGQQNQQQNQQQNQQQNHIKPEHRGHYTPGTLPESPPDSSSEPYSPQQVNDTHMLRTMTPENMCHMTPPPPLLPHGHSYPSMPRDMYLKPEPMISQYPIGPTSSGSGPDMQQNQMLHQLLHQPQQQGQDGIPVHQAKKRKHCDSPNNTLNAQILSGIIKQEPVDIVSGPGLMADADNSYLDPNYQCIKWQPHQQNKWTTLYDANCKELPMPTYRVDADKGFNFSLADDAFVCQKKNHFQVTVYCGMLGDPKYIKTSEGLQPIDCFYLKLNGVKLEAMNQSINVEQSQSDRSKRPFKPVLVTLPPEQVTKVTVGRLHFSETTANNMRKKGKPNPDQRYFMLVVALQAQAHSQSFTVAAQVSERIIVRVTSASNPGQFESDSEVLWQRGQLPDSVYHHGRVGVNTDRPDEAMVVHGNLKVMGSLVHPSDIRTKENVHEVDTTDNLKRISQMRLVHYQFKPEFASSVGIDISQETGVIAQEVQQILPEAVKEGGDIICSNGETIPKLLVVNKDRIFMENVGAVKELCKLTDNLETRIDELERWSRKLAKLRRLDSMKSSVSGGTVSQSGSQFSRSGSGPLKKKTVKPGSKTPPPEQGCISHRFMQGTILALVVVMAFSVISMSVLYALTLHHRGDVSEKDGTRSAVESSRSANFSPQTTVLTPQACCPPTSAINNQSATAFLPNNNQSTSDLSGPVPTPGSIGKKAKSRPVDKDGRYRNRLSHTSAPMYLAKAKRPPPAGDPGAGGGGANRLPEPGGGQQNLPRRQRRDDTHTSTEGNSSDSSVIDLRILETNQQIFSHHCPHPDSCSYTVSLQSTHNSSITQITLHMTAKALVWVRQCGVTRGRLCPDHTETELDGGQKTVTKGTDHLWSVPVLSFQDVTYHFRVAESSAVSCGGEENNSASNTPPYSDYHFLIQSSCA